A single genomic interval of Mucilaginibacter boryungensis harbors:
- a CDS encoding M14 family zinc carboxypeptidase, with product MKKILTVLMVTIVTITAYAQLTPFELSKDKNYTATYAQVISYYQKLSKQHPQMKLINYGMTDIGKPLTLVILSKDKMFDPALIKKQNKRVLLINNGIHPGEPEGIDASMMLVRDLLTKNQLPNDVVLCFIAVYNIDGCLNRGLSRVSQNGPEAYGFRGNYRNLDLNRDFIKADSRNALAFMKILNTWNPEVFLDNHTSDGADYQYIMTLIETQKDKQNPILADYTSKTLSPELYKRMKQTGYEMIPYVEGGRGGTPDSGIVAYLETPRYATGYTAQHNIISYITETHMLKPFDKRVYGTYNFMQHLISIVQRDHKLIGELKHRADEQVSKQTSFAMNWELDASRYDTITFKGYAALHKPSEVSGMSRLYYDRSKLWTRTIKYYNTYKVTQTVDKPMAYVIPQAWGKIIDLYKLNNVVMHQLAHDTTVGVQMYYIGDFRNGQRPYEGHYLHSGVQLKPTDQKVKFYVGDYVVYTNQPLNRYIVETLEPQGVDSFFAWNFFDSVLGQKEGYSDYVFEDTAAEYLRKNPDVRKKLEEEKAKNPQLAGSGRAQLNWVYNNSPYAEKTYQRYPVGRVTTDIKFDFVR from the coding sequence ATGAAAAAAATCCTGACCGTGCTAATGGTTACTATAGTAACCATTACCGCCTATGCGCAATTAACCCCGTTTGAATTAAGCAAGGATAAAAACTATACAGCCACCTATGCCCAGGTAATTAGCTATTACCAGAAACTGAGCAAGCAACACCCGCAAATGAAGCTGATAAACTACGGTATGACGGATATTGGTAAACCCTTAACACTTGTAATACTTTCCAAAGATAAGATGTTTGATCCGGCACTGATAAAAAAGCAAAACAAACGGGTATTGCTTATTAATAACGGGATACACCCCGGCGAGCCGGAAGGCATTGATGCCAGTATGATGCTGGTGCGCGACCTGCTGACAAAAAACCAACTGCCCAACGATGTGGTACTATGTTTTATAGCAGTTTATAATATTGATGGCTGCCTTAACCGTGGGCTTTCACGTGTGAGTCAGAACGGGCCCGAGGCTTATGGCTTCCGCGGGAATTACCGAAATTTGGATCTAAACCGCGATTTTATAAAAGCCGACAGCCGCAACGCGTTAGCCTTTATGAAAATATTGAACACCTGGAACCCCGAAGTTTTTTTAGATAATCACACCAGCGACGGTGCCGATTATCAGTATATAATGACCTTGATAGAAACGCAGAAAGATAAACAAAACCCTATTCTGGCTGATTATACCAGTAAAACCTTATCGCCCGAGTTATATAAGCGCATGAAGCAAACCGGTTACGAAATGATCCCTTATGTGGAAGGTGGTCGTGGTGGTACGCCCGATTCGGGGATTGTGGCTTACCTGGAAACCCCGCGATATGCTACCGGCTATACTGCGCAACACAATATCATTAGCTACATTACTGAAACACACATGCTGAAACCTTTTGACAAACGCGTTTATGGCACTTACAATTTTATGCAACACCTCATCAGTATAGTGCAGCGCGACCATAAACTAATTGGTGAATTGAAACACCGGGCCGATGAGCAGGTGAGCAAACAAACCAGCTTTGCCATGAACTGGGAACTGGATGCCAGCCGTTACGATACGATCACTTTTAAAGGTTATGCCGCCCTGCACAAACCCAGCGAGGTAAGCGGCATGAGCCGTTTATACTACGACCGTAGCAAACTGTGGACTCGCACCATAAAATACTATAACACTTATAAAGTAACCCAAACCGTTGATAAGCCCATGGCTTATGTGATCCCGCAGGCCTGGGGCAAAATTATCGACCTGTATAAGCTGAATAATGTGGTGATGCACCAACTGGCGCATGATACAACTGTGGGCGTGCAGATGTATTACATAGGTGATTTTCGCAACGGCCAGCGTCCGTACGAGGGGCATTACCTACATAGCGGTGTGCAGCTAAAACCAACCGACCAGAAAGTTAAATTTTATGTCGGCGACTATGTGGTATACACTAACCAGCCACTTAACCGTTATATTGTTGAAACACTGGAACCACAGGGCGTCGACTCGTTTTTTGCGTGGAACTTTTTCGATTCGGTGTTGGGGCAAAAGGAAGGTTATTCGGATTATGTATTTGAAGATACTGCAGCCGAATATCTGAGGAAAAACCCCGATGTGCGCAAAAAACTGGAAGAAGAAAAAGCGAAAAACCCGCAACTGGCAGGCAGTGGCCGGGCGCAATTGAACTGGGTATACAACAACTCGCCTTATGCCGAGAAAACATACCAGCGCTACCCGGTAGGCCGTGTAACAACCGATATTAAATTTGACTTTGTTAGATAA
- a CDS encoding rhomboid family intramembrane serine protease, with the protein MSKLILHPYSIYRGEKTYTIITSGFIHKDWTHLIFNMISYFFFAFRLEAYLGHWQFALLYMVSLVFSDLPSIVKHKDDYWYHSLGASGAISAVIFSGILFDPRSSMYIMFLPIPIPSWLFGILYLVYCWYASKQSRDAINHDAHFFGAISGIFITIILYHQIIPHFLQQFGL; encoded by the coding sequence ATGAGTAAATTAATACTTCATCCTTACAGCATTTACCGGGGCGAAAAAACGTATACTATTATTACCAGTGGCTTTATACATAAAGATTGGACACACCTGATCTTTAATATGATATCGTACTTCTTTTTTGCTTTCCGATTAGAAGCCTATCTGGGCCATTGGCAATTTGCGTTACTGTATATGGTAAGTTTGGTTTTTAGCGATTTACCCAGTATAGTAAAGCATAAAGATGATTACTGGTACCATAGTCTTGGCGCTTCGGGGGCTATTAGCGCGGTAATATTTAGCGGTATATTATTCGATCCCCGCAGCAGCATGTATATCATGTTTTTACCTATACCCATCCCATCGTGGTTATTTGGTATTTTATACCTGGTTTATTGCTGGTATGCCTCAAAACAATCCCGCGATGCTATTAACCACGACGCCCACTTTTTCGGCGCTATCAGCGGCATTTTTATCACCATTATTTTGTATCATCAAATTATACCTCATTTTCTGCAACAGTTTGGATTATAA
- a CDS encoding porin family protein produces the protein MKKITLIICLLVICVAAKAQYNYAEFGVGGGYGTTKPYADLKVSDTNKEMYFNLFYNYSPYLPFAFEMQLGRLSGGDNATDPSHRYFINNYLAFNIHGDLQLGEITDYEGDFFMERMKGLYMGFGIGAIFNSISDIRRYAANDPTYLFPGKDHSINALIPVRFGYEFKIYNSNDEPFACIDFTYTHNFTFAEGLDGYADPSSKFKNNSQDMFRAITVGIKINFGNTATYIKSIR, from the coding sequence TTGAAAAAAATTACCCTGATCATTTGTTTGTTGGTTATCTGTGTTGCTGCGAAAGCACAATACAATTATGCCGAATTTGGTGTGGGGGGCGGCTACGGAACAACCAAACCATATGCCGATTTGAAGGTGAGCGATACCAACAAGGAAATGTATTTCAACTTGTTTTATAATTACAGCCCATACTTACCTTTTGCATTTGAAATGCAACTGGGCAGATTATCTGGCGGCGATAATGCAACAGATCCATCGCACCGCTACTTTATAAACAACTACCTGGCTTTTAATATCCATGGCGACCTACAATTGGGCGAGATAACCGATTATGAAGGCGATTTTTTTATGGAGCGGATGAAAGGACTGTATATGGGTTTTGGCATAGGCGCAATTTTCAATAGTATCAGCGATATCAGGCGTTATGCAGCCAATGATCCGACCTATTTGTTCCCGGGAAAAGACCACTCCATTAACGCCCTGATACCTGTTAGGTTTGGCTACGAGTTTAAAATATATAATAGTAACGATGAGCCATTTGCGTGTATAGATTTCACTTATACCCACAATTTTACCTTTGCCGAAGGGTTAGATGGCTACGCCGATCCGAGCAGCAAGTTTAAAAATAACTCGCAGGATATGTTTAGGGCTATTACTGTGGGGATAAAAATCAATTTTGGCAATACAGCTACCTACATTAAATCAATACGTTAA
- a CDS encoding MmcQ/YjbR family DNA-binding protein yields MNIEVLREYCIDKPGVTEGFPFGEDTLVFKVGGKLFLLIGLAEANRFNVKCDPEWAVELRERHNEVKPGYHMNKIHWNTVYMDGALTENQLREMIDHSYNLVFKSLSKILQAEISANQQ; encoded by the coding sequence GTGAATATTGAAGTATTACGCGAATACTGTATCGACAAACCGGGTGTAACCGAAGGTTTCCCCTTTGGTGAAGATACGCTGGTTTTTAAAGTAGGCGGCAAGCTATTTTTACTGATCGGCCTTGCCGAAGCCAACCGCTTTAATGTGAAATGCGATCCGGAATGGGCTGTTGAATTGCGCGAGCGCCATAACGAAGTGAAGCCGGGCTATCACATGAATAAAATTCACTGGAATACGGTTTACATGGACGGTGCACTTACCGAAAATCAGTTGCGCGAAATGATAGATCACTCGTATAACCTGGTATTCAAAAGTCTATCAAAGATATTACAAGCCGAAATTTCAGCAAATCAACAATAA
- a CDS encoding VOC family protein, whose amino-acid sequence MKFLSLEPFVPSGSNFEGSKQFFLELGFHINWEVNGYAGLQRDECRFILQAYDHKDFAENFMLSVKVDNVDAFRNDVLDKKLPEKYGIRIGQITKQPYGREVNIIDIAGVCWHFVEQ is encoded by the coding sequence ATGAAGTTTTTATCACTCGAACCATTTGTACCTTCAGGCAGTAATTTTGAAGGTTCGAAGCAGTTTTTCCTGGAATTGGGGTTTCATATCAACTGGGAAGTAAATGGCTATGCCGGCTTACAGCGCGATGAATGCCGGTTTATTTTGCAAGCTTATGATCATAAAGATTTTGCTGAAAACTTTATGCTGAGTGTAAAAGTTGATAATGTAGATGCGTTTAGAAATGATGTGCTCGATAAGAAACTGCCCGAAAAATATGGCATTCGCATTGGCCAGATTACAAAGCAGCCCTACGGCCGCGAAGTAAATATTATAGATATCGCAGGTGTTTGCTGGCATTTTGTTGAACAATAA